In Pseudovibrio brasiliensis, the following are encoded in one genomic region:
- a CDS encoding protein kinase domain-containing protein yields MTKPPRSLQTPTDETANQDAQIGIWADNVITLLGLSETPPDSGQTEPDFDQPPAASRFTVSDVVEDSSSEEESDNELEPTPTAPTSRFTISDVVEDSFSEDEESEEELAPSITTPPPASRFTVSDAVEESFSEDEESEEELEPSTTTPPPANRFTVSDIIEDSSSEDEESEDEPAPTATAAPTNRFIVSDVEEASFSEDEESEEEPEPAPTPPPTSRFTVSDVVEDSFSEDEEGPLATLPLPSDNLKRAQRLGAGSFGEVSLFTDEQSGKSIAFKTARSQKGKDALQKEAQIYGKLMAAGPHKNVVQCYGMHEIDGETGLAMEYVEGCEADDLFQGAEELYRDNKLSHAQYWGTLQFMANEVIDGLKHINAAGISHNDIKGGNILFDQNSQSLKIADFGFAGVIGEDPLDFGTPEYSSPEAIAAAFEDKDKRDRLDDKQDGYAVGQMVFGGGEGEFNLLDAPDCDNPYAFALHVVRKLSNSKSQNSGADEKDSSNSEYKALKPTDDPDLAAEPGYYNESYESEYARFVNNAMQIDPKKRSSLDDMQQSEFLNDPLLQPEDAKGVLELIRKQSSS; encoded by the coding sequence ATGACCAAACCTCCGCGCTCCCTCCAGACACCAACGGACGAGACCGCCAATCAGGATGCCCAGATCGGCATATGGGCCGACAATGTCATCACCCTCCTCGGTCTCAGTGAAACGCCTCCCGACAGCGGTCAAACAGAACCCGACTTCGATCAACCTCCCGCTGCAAGTCGGTTCACCGTGTCGGATGTCGTAGAGGACAGCTCTTCAGAAGAAGAGAGCGACAACGAGTTGGAACCAACACCAACTGCCCCTACCAGCCGCTTCACCATTAGCGACGTAGTGGAAGACAGTTTCTCAGAGGATGAGGAAAGCGAAGAAGAGCTGGCTCCCTCAATCACAACGCCTCCGCCCGCAAGCCGCTTCACTGTCAGCGACGCTGTAGAAGAAAGTTTCTCTGAAGACGAGGAAAGCGAAGAAGAGCTAGAACCCTCAACCACAACGCCTCCGCCCGCTAACCGTTTCACGGTCAGCGACATCATAGAAGATAGCTCCTCTGAAGATGAGGAAAGCGAAGACGAGCCAGCGCCAACTGCCACAGCCGCCCCCACCAACCGTTTCATTGTCAGCGACGTCGAAGAAGCCAGCTTCTCTGAAGACGAGGAGAGCGAAGAAGAGCCAGAACCCGCCCCAACGCCTCCACCTACTAGCCGCTTCACTGTCAGCGACGTCGTGGAAGACAGCTTCTCCGAGGATGAGGAAGGCCCGTTAGCAACTCTGCCGCTTCCTTCCGACAATCTCAAACGCGCCCAACGGCTGGGGGCTGGGTCTTTTGGGGAAGTCAGCCTGTTCACCGATGAGCAAAGCGGCAAGTCCATTGCGTTCAAGACGGCCCGTTCCCAGAAAGGCAAGGACGCCCTGCAGAAAGAGGCGCAGATCTACGGCAAGCTCATGGCCGCCGGTCCACACAAAAACGTGGTGCAGTGCTACGGCATGCACGAGATCGACGGCGAGACAGGCCTTGCCATGGAGTATGTGGAAGGCTGCGAGGCAGATGACCTGTTTCAGGGCGCTGAAGAACTCTACCGCGACAACAAACTCAGCCATGCCCAATATTGGGGCACCCTGCAATTCATGGCCAATGAAGTGATCGACGGCCTGAAACACATCAACGCTGCTGGCATCAGTCACAACGACATCAAGGGCGGCAACATCCTGTTCGATCAAAACAGCCAGTCTCTCAAAATCGCAGACTTCGGCTTTGCAGGTGTCATCGGCGAAGACCCGCTGGACTTCGGCACACCTGAGTATTCCAGCCCGGAAGCCATTGCTGCAGCCTTCGAGGATAAAGACAAACGCGACCGTCTGGACGACAAGCAGGATGGCTATGCAGTTGGGCAAATGGTGTTCGGCGGCGGCGAAGGTGAGTTCAATCTGCTGGATGCACCCGATTGCGACAACCCTTACGCCTTTGCACTCCATGTTGTCCGCAAACTGAGCAACTCAAAAAGCCAGAATTCGGGAGCCGATGAAAAAGACAGCTCAAACAGCGAATACAAAGCCCTTAAGCCCACAGACGACCCGGATCTGGCAGCAGAACCGGGCTATTACAATGAAAGCTATGAATCGGAGTACGCCCGCTTCGTCAACAATGCCATGCAGATTGATCCCAAAAAGAGAAGCAGCCTGGACGACATGCAGCAAAGCGAGTTCTTAAATGACCCGCTCCTCCAGCCAGAAGACGCCAAAGGCGTGCTGGAGCTGATCCGGAAACAAAGCAGTTCCTGA
- a CDS encoding VOC family protein, with protein sequence MRLVSLDHVVLTVHDVERTSRFYQDVLGMEEIIFGGGRRALHFGQQKINLQPIDVSQEPLAKEQMPGTADLCFLVESLDAAIARLGAASIAIVEGPVFRTGASSPILSVYIRDPDGNLIELSQPQDVVIASDERPEELKKTKGTGKPKSNR encoded by the coding sequence ATGAGGTTGGTTTCTCTCGACCATGTCGTGCTTACCGTTCATGATGTTGAACGTACCAGTCGTTTCTATCAGGACGTGCTGGGTATGGAGGAGATCATATTCGGAGGCGGGCGGCGGGCGCTGCACTTTGGCCAACAGAAGATCAACCTTCAACCCATCGATGTTTCGCAGGAGCCTTTAGCCAAGGAACAGATGCCGGGCACGGCTGATCTGTGCTTTCTGGTGGAGAGCCTTGATGCGGCCATTGCGCGGCTGGGTGCTGCGTCTATTGCCATTGTTGAGGGGCCGGTGTTCCGGACCGGGGCCAGCTCTCCCATCCTGTCCGTTTATATAAGAGACCCGGATGGGAACCTGATTGAGCTTTCTCAGCCGCAGGATGTGGTGATCGCCAGTGATGAGCGGCCTGAGGAGCTAAAGAAAACTAAGGGTACCGGGAAGCCCAAGTCCAATCGTTAG
- a CDS encoding P-II family nitrogen regulator produces MKKIEAIIKPFKLDEVKEALQEVGLQGITVTEAKGFGRQKGHTELYRGAEYVVDFLPKVKVEIVLNDDLVDKAVEAIRDAAQTGRIGDGKIFVSSIEEAIRIRTGETGEDAV; encoded by the coding sequence ATGAAGAAAATTGAGGCGATCATTAAGCCGTTCAAACTGGATGAAGTGAAAGAAGCACTTCAGGAGGTTGGCCTTCAGGGGATCACCGTTACCGAGGCAAAAGGTTTTGGCCGCCAGAAAGGCCATACGGAACTCTACCGCGGCGCTGAATACGTGGTCGACTTCCTGCCAAAGGTAAAGGTGGAAATCGTACTCAATGACGATCTTGTCGACAAAGCTGTCGAAGCTATTCGCGACGCAGCACAAACCGGTCGTATCGGTGACGGAAAAATCTTCGTCTCTTCCATCGAAGAAGCCATCCGTATCCGTACCGGTGAGACCGGCGAAGACGCCGTTTAA
- the glnA gene encoding type I glutamate--ammonia ligase, with protein MTTSADVLKEIQEKDVKFVDLRFSDPRGKLQHVTMDISQVNEDMFAEGVAFDGSSIGGWKAINESDMMLMPDPETAHVDPFFAQSTMSIFCDVLDPRTGEGYNRDPRMTAKRAEAYVKACGAGDTVFVGPEAEFFIFDDVRFAADPYNTGFKLDCSELPSNMDSEYESGNLGHRPRTKGGYFPVPPIDSCQDIRSEMLTVMSDMGVKVEKHHHEVAAAQHELGMQFQTLTTCADHMQIYKYVVHQVAHAYGKSATFMPKPVFGDNGTGMHCHFSIWDEGKPTFAGSQYADLSENALYFIGGILKHAKSLNAFTNASTNSYKRLVPGYEAPVLLAYSSQNRSASCRIPFTSSPKGKRVEVRFPDPTANPYLAFAAQLMAGLDGIKNKIHPGDAMDKNLYDLPAEELSEIPTVAASLREALESLDADREYLKAGGVFDDDQIDAYIELKMEEVLRTDMTPHPVEFDMYYSV; from the coding sequence ATGACGACCTCCGCTGATGTCTTGAAAGAAATCCAGGAAAAAGACGTAAAGTTCGTAGATCTTCGTTTTTCTGATCCGCGCGGCAAGCTGCAGCATGTCACCATGGATATCTCCCAGGTGAATGAAGACATGTTCGCTGAAGGCGTTGCATTTGACGGTTCTTCCATCGGTGGTTGGAAAGCAATCAACGAATCCGACATGATGCTGATGCCAGATCCGGAAACAGCTCACGTCGACCCATTCTTCGCACAGTCCACCATGTCCATCTTCTGTGACGTTCTCGACCCACGCACAGGTGAAGGTTACAACCGTGACCCGCGCATGACGGCTAAGCGCGCAGAAGCCTACGTGAAAGCATGTGGCGCTGGTGACACCGTGTTCGTTGGTCCGGAAGCTGAATTCTTCATCTTCGACGACGTTCGCTTCGCAGCAGACCCATACAACACTGGCTTCAAGCTGGACTGTTCCGAACTGCCATCCAACATGGACAGCGAGTACGAGTCCGGCAACCTCGGTCACCGTCCACGTACAAAAGGTGGCTACTTCCCGGTTCCTCCAATCGACAGCTGTCAGGACATCCGCTCTGAAATGCTGACCGTTATGTCCGACATGGGCGTAAAAGTTGAAAAGCACCACCACGAAGTGGCAGCTGCTCAGCACGAACTCGGCATGCAGTTCCAGACCCTGACCACTTGTGCTGACCACATGCAGATCTACAAGTACGTGGTTCACCAAGTTGCTCACGCGTATGGCAAGTCCGCAACCTTCATGCCTAAGCCTGTCTTCGGCGACAACGGCACCGGCATGCACTGCCACTTCTCCATCTGGGACGAAGGCAAGCCAACTTTTGCTGGCAGCCAGTATGCTGACCTTTCCGAGAACGCTCTGTACTTCATCGGCGGCATCCTGAAGCACGCGAAATCCCTGAACGCGTTCACCAACGCGTCCACCAACTCCTACAAGCGTCTGGTACCGGGCTATGAGGCTCCAGTTCTTCTGGCATACTCTTCCCAGAACCGTTCTGCTTCCTGCCGTATTCCATTCACCTCTTCTCCAAAAGGTAAGCGCGTTGAAGTTCGCTTCCCGGATCCAACAGCAAACCCGTATCTGGCGTTCGCTGCACAGCTGATGGCTGGCCTTGATGGTATCAAGAACAAGATCCATCCTGGTGATGCAATGGATAAGAACCTGTACGATCTGCCAGCAGAAGAACTCTCCGAGATCCCAACTGTTGCAGCATCTCTGCGTGAAGCTCTGGAAAGCCTCGATGCAGACCGTGAATACCTCAAAGCAGGTGGCGTATTCGACGACGACCAGATCGACGCATACATCGAACTGAAGATGGAAGAAGTCCTGCGTACAGACATGACCCCTCACCCAGTTGAGTTCGACATGTACTACTCCGTCTAA
- a CDS encoding YceI family protein — MKHFTKFAVVAASLAFTASAQAASYKFDPTHTEVRFYYNHAGLSEQSGEWKVVRGDVEFDPEKIEETKVSVVIDPASIDTGVEALDEHMKNSDFFDVEKYPEITFVSTSVKQTSATGVTLVGDLTIKDQKHPVELDFQLNHNGPHPLGSYFDYYQGQWIGVEGKGEILRSDFGVGMFAPLTSDRVRLEISAEMREGGW, encoded by the coding sequence ATGAAGCATTTCACAAAATTTGCCGTTGTTGCGGCATCACTTGCATTCACCGCATCGGCGCAGGCTGCAAGCTACAAGTTTGACCCGACGCATACGGAGGTTCGCTTTTACTACAACCATGCAGGCTTGAGTGAGCAGTCTGGTGAGTGGAAGGTGGTTCGCGGGGATGTGGAGTTTGATCCGGAAAAGATTGAAGAGACCAAAGTTTCAGTGGTCATTGATCCTGCCAGCATCGATACGGGTGTTGAGGCGCTGGATGAGCATATGAAGAACTCTGACTTCTTCGACGTGGAGAAGTATCCGGAGATTACCTTTGTTTCCACGAGTGTGAAGCAGACCAGTGCGACTGGTGTCACTCTGGTGGGAGATCTGACCATCAAGGACCAGAAGCATCCGGTGGAGCTGGACTTTCAGCTCAATCACAATGGTCCGCACCCGCTTGGCAGCTACTTTGACTACTATCAGGGCCAGTGGATTGGCGTAGAGGGCAAAGGTGAGATCCTGCGCAGTGATTTTGGTGTGGGTATGTTTGCGCCATTGACCAGTGACCGTGTGCGTCTGGAGATCTCTGCGGAGATGCGTGAGGGCGGCTGGTAA
- a CDS encoding MarR family winged helix-turn-helix transcriptional regulator — MSVSKESVSLWIALNRVQKTIYTEIESAFKAERFPPLSWYDILWELENAPDGLRQFELEERVLFQQANLSRVIQSLAKAGLVESKPAPKDKRGKTLYITGKGKDLRAQMWQTYERMLEEKLDTKVSPDNATQLAEALRTLL, encoded by the coding sequence ATGTCTGTCAGCAAAGAGTCAGTCTCTCTCTGGATCGCCCTGAACCGGGTGCAAAAGACCATCTACACGGAGATTGAGAGCGCCTTTAAAGCAGAAAGATTTCCCCCTCTGTCGTGGTACGACATCCTCTGGGAGTTGGAGAACGCTCCCGACGGCCTGCGCCAGTTTGAGCTGGAGGAACGTGTCCTCTTCCAGCAGGCCAACCTCTCCCGCGTCATCCAGTCTCTCGCCAAGGCCGGACTGGTCGAAAGTAAACCCGCCCCAAAAGACAAACGCGGCAAGACCCTCTACATCACCGGGAAGGGAAAAGACCTCCGCGCCCAGATGTGGCAGACCTACGAACGCATGTTGGAAGAAAAGCTCGACACAAAAGTCAGCCCGGACAACGCCACGCAGCTGGCAGAAGCTCTCAGAACGCTGCTTTAG
- a CDS encoding bleomycin resistance protein has protein sequence MTFPANAIELLPTLPSLNIQETKAFYAGQLGFTNIVYERDDFLILRRDNLEIHFWLTTEKHLCENSSVYFRGGPIAALHEEYRKLGLPEDGKSEPRLTPLAKRPWDMEEFYIHDPHGNLLKFGRIPL, from the coding sequence ATGACATTTCCCGCCAATGCGATTGAACTTCTCCCCACGCTCCCATCTCTCAACATTCAGGAAACAAAAGCGTTTTACGCTGGCCAGCTGGGCTTTACCAACATCGTCTATGAGCGCGATGACTTTCTGATTCTGAGAAGAGACAATCTGGAAATCCACTTCTGGCTCACCACAGAAAAGCATCTCTGCGAAAACAGCAGTGTGTATTTTCGCGGCGGCCCAATCGCAGCCCTTCACGAGGAATACCGCAAACTCGGCCTGCCAGAAGACGGCAAAAGCGAACCCCGCCTCACCCCACTCGCCAAACGCCCTTGGGACATGGAAGAGTTTTACATCCACGACCCACACGGTAACCTCCTGAAATTTGGACGCATTCCGCTCTAA
- the tyrS gene encoding tyrosine--tRNA ligase: MSSYKSEFMRTMEERGFLHQLSNAQGLDELCANETVTAYIGFDCTASSLHVGSLVQIMMLYWFQQSGHRAITLMGSGTTRVGDPTGKDESRKVLTDETIEDNKNGIKQVFEKFLKFGDGPSDAMMMDNADWLLKLNYMDFLRDVGRYFSVNQMIQRDSVRLRLEREQHLSFLEFNYMLLQGYDYLEIHRRTGCRLQMGGSDQWSNILSGVDLGRRLADKELFALTTPLLTTASGAKMGKTAAGAVWLNADMLSPYDYWQFWRNTEDADVEKFLKLFTILPMDEIKRLAALEGAGINEAKKVLATEATALLHGREEAEKAAETARKAFEEGANAAGLPTIEIAAAELNEGIGILNVFVTAGLCTSNGEVRRNIKGGAVRINDKAEQDHTREITEADLTDDGVIKLSLGKKKHVLVKPV, translated from the coding sequence ATGAGCTCATATAAATCCGAATTTATGCGGACAATGGAAGAACGCGGTTTTCTGCACCAACTCTCCAACGCCCAAGGGCTGGACGAGCTGTGCGCCAACGAGACCGTCACCGCATATATTGGCTTTGACTGTACCGCGAGCAGCCTGCACGTCGGCTCCCTCGTGCAGATCATGATGCTCTATTGGTTCCAGCAGTCTGGTCATCGCGCAATCACTCTGATGGGCAGCGGTACAACCCGCGTTGGCGATCCAACCGGTAAGGATGAAAGTCGTAAAGTTCTGACCGATGAAACCATCGAAGACAACAAGAACGGCATCAAGCAAGTCTTTGAAAAGTTTCTGAAGTTTGGTGATGGCCCATCTGACGCAATGATGATGGACAACGCCGACTGGCTCCTGAAACTCAACTACATGGACTTCCTGCGCGACGTCGGCCGCTACTTCTCTGTCAACCAGATGATCCAGCGCGACAGCGTGCGCCTGCGTCTGGAACGTGAGCAGCACCTGTCGTTCCTCGAGTTCAACTACATGCTACTGCAGGGTTACGATTACCTCGAAATCCACCGCCGCACCGGCTGTCGCCTGCAGATGGGTGGCTCTGACCAGTGGTCCAACATCCTCTCTGGCGTCGACCTTGGCCGCCGCCTCGCAGACAAAGAACTCTTCGCTCTCACCACTCCGCTGCTGACCACTGCGTCCGGCGCAAAGATGGGCAAGACGGCTGCAGGCGCAGTATGGCTCAACGCTGACATGCTCAGCCCCTACGATTACTGGCAGTTCTGGCGCAACACCGAAGATGCTGACGTAGAGAAGTTCCTGAAACTCTTCACTATTCTGCCAATGGACGAAATCAAGCGTCTGGCAGCTCTGGAAGGTGCTGGCATCAACGAAGCCAAGAAGGTTCTGGCAACCGAAGCAACCGCTCTGCTCCATGGTCGTGAAGAGGCTGAAAAAGCCGCTGAGACCGCTCGCAAAGCCTTTGAAGAAGGTGCAAACGCTGCTGGCCTGCCAACCATCGAGATCGCAGCTGCAGAGCTGAACGAAGGCATTGGTATCCTCAACGTGTTCGTAACCGCAGGCCTGTGCACCTCCAACGGTGAAGTCCGCCGCAACATCAAAGGCGGTGCTGTTCGCATCAACGATAAAGCGGAACAGGACCACACCCGCGAGATCACAGAAGCGGATCTGACTGACGACGGCGTCATCAAGCTGTCCCTCGGCAAGAAAAAGCACGTTCTTGTTAAGCCAGTCTAA
- a CDS encoding methyltransferase domain-containing protein: MVQQNWNAQQYLKHAAYVPDFGQDALELLSVEPGEIILDLGCGEGTLAAQIQNRGALVTGIDTAEDMLRQADEKGIKTLLMSGEKLEFENKFNAVFSNAALHWMQDYKGVIRGVVKALKPGGRFVGEMGCDRNCLIIRSAMENVFAENRDFGPYKSPWIFPSPKTYMHALKEAGFSLTYHTEIERRTPLETGMKGWLELFTGSLTEELSEAHKKRFYKETIKRLKPDLYSKENGWEADYVCMRFAAYLPVSTT, translated from the coding sequence ATGGTCCAGCAGAACTGGAACGCACAGCAGTATCTCAAACACGCCGCCTATGTCCCCGACTTCGGGCAGGATGCGCTTGAGCTGCTCTCTGTAGAGCCGGGAGAAATCATCCTGGATCTCGGCTGCGGTGAAGGCACACTGGCTGCGCAAATCCAAAACCGCGGCGCACTCGTCACCGGTATCGACACCGCAGAAGATATGCTCAGGCAAGCTGATGAGAAAGGCATCAAAACCCTGCTCATGTCCGGCGAAAAGCTTGAATTTGAAAATAAATTCAACGCTGTCTTCTCCAACGCCGCCCTTCATTGGATGCAGGACTACAAAGGTGTCATTCGCGGTGTTGTCAAAGCCCTGAAACCAGGTGGTCGGTTTGTGGGTGAAATGGGGTGCGACCGAAATTGCCTGATCATCCGCTCCGCTATGGAAAATGTGTTTGCCGAAAACAGAGACTTCGGCCCCTACAAAAGCCCTTGGATTTTCCCATCCCCCAAGACCTATATGCACGCCCTGAAAGAGGCAGGGTTTTCGCTCACCTATCACACGGAGATAGAACGCAGAACACCGCTAGAAACGGGCATGAAGGGCTGGTTGGAGCTTTTTACCGGCAGCCTCACAGAAGAACTCAGCGAGGCACATAAAAAACGGTTTTACAAAGAGACAATCAAACGTTTGAAGCCGGATCTCTACTCAAAAGAAAATGGTTGGGAAGCAGACTACGTGTGCATGCGCTTCGCAGCCTACCTCCCTGTCAGCACTACTTAA
- a CDS encoding AsmA-like C-terminal domain-containing protein gives MSGPVSVPYLVDWAIRQFESKALNVTVGSAQFDLFGDNGSRIILEDSLIRVKGRTAATVLLPRAEIGINLSGLLTGDLEITSVALERPSATIRLASGSEPLPRVQNRVVAIDKFSVIAVEELKRWHLEKVAIEYGRLVINTQGEEFVADGIDANAVLLDDLSFAVNAKIVGREGDWSWDLKRTVTPETGVRNISVNLRDASLRDLLPTHSFARDDKLASTRLSVEASAELWATGEFVSADMNVRTSPIFISTAPDNSVTVDEAYLDLKLQRDTPDIIVGRSYLRRKNTRVVFGGVLQPPVTEGAEWNYSLGSREIVLAPADVNSPPLLFPDAYASGSFDPANSLISIERARAVGLDADINVAGSFYYGQPGPSLALSVYTPSLSFGEVLQVWPTITAPKTRDWLINHLGPGRVDNVYLDLALGPAAFDGDKATPAWQGNGLTATFDVIDGSIKALNSLPVVRDLTGSGKIENEDFSISGTNGHFRMQDGNIVKVPEVQFAIKKIAGPGIQPAELSVVVTGRADDLGVLADSDPINALDGFSVVPADLSGTGEVRVEASFPLAKNLKVKDVDWRANLDLKDFTSKAKISGQTIENADLIVQADTKQTLITGKGKLNGFQSEIDLSTSRDGSGGEDRQGVTFVANAKDLKDYGVDLQGYIKGPIKVSYEDSGGAQVFELDLAKASINVREVGWSKVPGVRATARFRVTSSGNAKTLHNFSFLSEGVEVRGNLKIDSSGKLSLADFSAFNLRPNDNAKMTVRPRRGGGYKVVLNAERFDGRALLDSFGGDGGSSAGKGRRDVVEVDLSFRRLIGYRGVQASNVRVDGLFRGESPVDLTVSGATSSRGQFNFTVGGEGKHRFAKGKLNNTGEFLRFMDIFPRMRGGSGRVDIQMPSDTNWAGQLTVTNFSITEDPAIKALKGIKPREIRGSRNSEVYSAAVNTGEASFQKMRMQFSRNGDTLNVSKGTLSGAIIGGTFSGNANLKSRKLDMAGTFVPAYALNNLFAKLPVIGLILGGGSSDEGLFGVTYKLDGTFEKPQFQVNPVSAIAPGVFRRIFEFK, from the coding sequence ATGAGCGGGCCGGTTTCTGTGCCTTATCTGGTGGATTGGGCAATCCGTCAGTTTGAAAGCAAGGCACTGAATGTCACGGTCGGCAGTGCCCAGTTTGACCTGTTTGGTGACAATGGTAGCCGCATCATTCTTGAAGACTCTCTCATTCGTGTCAAAGGCCGCACAGCTGCGACTGTTCTGCTGCCCCGGGCTGAGATTGGCATCAATCTCTCCGGTCTTTTGACGGGTGATCTGGAGATTACCAGTGTGGCGCTTGAGCGCCCATCTGCAACCATTCGGTTGGCAAGCGGTTCAGAGCCTCTGCCACGGGTTCAGAACCGTGTTGTTGCGATTGACAAGTTCAGTGTAATTGCTGTTGAGGAACTTAAGCGCTGGCACCTTGAAAAGGTTGCGATTGAGTACGGTCGTCTGGTGATTAACACTCAAGGGGAAGAGTTTGTCGCTGATGGCATTGATGCAAATGCCGTACTGTTGGATGACCTTTCCTTTGCTGTAAACGCGAAGATCGTGGGCCGTGAAGGGGATTGGTCATGGGATCTTAAGCGAACTGTGACGCCTGAAACAGGTGTTCGCAACATCTCCGTCAATCTGCGCGATGCTTCCCTGCGTGACTTGCTGCCAACACACAGTTTTGCACGCGATGATAAGCTGGCAAGTACCCGCTTGTCGGTTGAAGCCAGCGCTGAACTTTGGGCGACAGGTGAGTTTGTCAGCGCAGACATGAATGTGCGGACGTCTCCGATCTTCATCAGCACTGCACCAGACAACTCCGTCACCGTCGATGAAGCGTACCTGGATCTTAAACTGCAGCGCGATACTCCGGATATTATCGTTGGCCGGTCATATCTGCGCCGCAAGAACACGCGTGTGGTGTTTGGCGGTGTGTTGCAGCCACCTGTCACTGAAGGGGCAGAGTGGAACTATTCTCTGGGCTCTCGTGAGATCGTACTGGCACCCGCAGATGTGAACTCGCCGCCGCTGCTTTTCCCGGATGCGTATGCGTCTGGCTCGTTTGATCCGGCCAACTCTCTGATTTCAATTGAGCGAGCACGAGCTGTTGGCCTTGATGCGGACATCAATGTAGCTGGTTCATTCTATTACGGTCAGCCGGGGCCATCTTTGGCTCTTTCTGTTTACACCCCAAGCCTGAGCTTTGGTGAGGTGCTGCAGGTTTGGCCAACGATTACAGCTCCAAAAACCCGCGACTGGTTGATCAATCATCTTGGTCCTGGCCGTGTTGACAATGTGTATCTGGATTTGGCGCTTGGGCCTGCGGCCTTTGATGGTGATAAAGCAACGCCTGCCTGGCAGGGGAATGGACTGACAGCGACATTTGATGTGATTGATGGCTCCATCAAGGCGCTGAACTCACTACCAGTGGTGCGTGATCTAACTGGATCAGGGAAGATTGAAAACGAAGACTTTTCGATCTCTGGCACCAACGGTCACTTCCGCATGCAGGATGGAAATATTGTCAAGGTTCCGGAAGTTCAGTTTGCCATCAAGAAGATTGCAGGACCCGGTATCCAACCTGCCGAGCTTTCTGTTGTTGTAACGGGCCGGGCAGATGATCTTGGTGTCCTCGCGGATTCTGACCCGATCAACGCGTTGGACGGCTTTAGCGTGGTTCCTGCGGATCTTTCTGGCACAGGTGAGGTGCGTGTTGAGGCATCGTTCCCATTAGCCAAGAACCTGAAAGTCAAAGATGTTGACTGGCGCGCCAATCTGGATCTGAAGGACTTTACCAGTAAAGCGAAGATTTCTGGTCAGACCATTGAAAACGCGGATCTTATTGTTCAGGCAGATACGAAGCAAACGCTGATTACCGGTAAGGGTAAGCTCAACGGTTTTCAGTCTGAGATTGATCTGAGCACCAGCCGTGATGGCAGTGGTGGTGAGGACCGTCAGGGTGTTACGTTTGTTGCGAATGCCAAGGATCTGAAAGACTATGGCGTTGATCTGCAGGGTTACATCAAGGGCCCGATCAAGGTCAGCTATGAGGATAGCGGCGGTGCGCAGGTGTTTGAGCTGGATCTGGCGAAAGCTTCCATCAATGTGAGGGAAGTTGGTTGGAGTAAAGTTCCCGGCGTTCGTGCAACTGCGCGGTTCCGTGTGACCAGCTCTGGCAATGCCAAGACACTGCATAACTTCTCGTTCCTCTCTGAGGGAGTGGAAGTGCGTGGCAATCTGAAGATTGATAGTAGTGGCAAATTATCTCTGGCTGATTTTTCCGCTTTTAACTTGCGTCCGAATGACAATGCGAAGATGACTGTTCGCCCGCGTCGTGGTGGGGGCTACAAAGTTGTGCTGAATGCAGAGCGTTTTGATGGTCGTGCCCTGTTGGATAGTTTTGGCGGCGATGGCGGTTCTTCTGCTGGCAAAGGCAGGAGAGATGTTGTTGAGGTTGATCTAAGCTTCCGCCGCTTGATTGGTTACAGAGGCGTTCAGGCATCCAACGTGCGCGTAGACGGGTTGTTCCGTGGTGAGAGCCCTGTCGATCTGACAGTCTCTGGAGCGACCTCCAGTCGTGGTCAGTTCAACTTCACCGTTGGTGGTGAAGGTAAGCATCGTTTTGCGAAGGGTAAGCTGAACAACACCGGCGAGTTCTTGCGCTTTATGGACATCTTCCCGCGTATGCGTGGTGGTAGCGGGCGTGTTGATATTCAGATGCCGAGCGATACCAACTGGGCTGGTCAACTGACCGTGACGAACTTCTCCATTACGGAAGATCCGGCCATTAAAGCGCTGAAGGGTATCAAGCCTCGTGAAATTCGTGGTTCGCGGAACAGTGAAGTCTACTCGGCTGCAGTGAACACTGGTGAGGCGTCGTTCCAGAAGATGCGCATGCAGTTCTCCCGTAATGGCGATACGCTGAATGTTTCCAAAGGAACGCTGAGCGGTGCGATTATTGGTGGGACGTTTAGCGGAAATGCTAATCTGAAGAGCCGGAAGCTGGATATGGCAGGTACATTTGTACCGGCTTATGCGCTGAACAACCTGTTCGCCAAGCTGCCTGTGATCGGCCTCATTCTTGGCGGAGGGTCTTCTGATGAAGGACTGTTTGGGGTGACATACAAGCTGGATGGCACCTTTGAGAAACCGCAGTTTCAAGTCAATCCGGTCTCAGCGATTGCGCCGGGTGTGTTCCGTCGGATCTTTGAATTTAAGTAG